Proteins found in one Mucilaginibacter gracilis genomic segment:
- a CDS encoding glutamate synthase subunit beta gives MGKPTGFKEFGRELPTKIAPQERVTNYKEFVNLYPEEKLNEQSARCMNCGVPFCHSGCPLGNIIPEFNDAVYRKNWEEAYTILSSTNNFPEFTGRICPAPCESACVLGINKPPVAIEEIEKHIIEIAYSKGLVKPTAPLVKTGKKVAVVGSGPAGLAAAAQLAKAGHIVTVFERDDKPGGLLRYGIPDFKLEKWVVERRVKLMEEDGITFRLNTEVGKDIAPDELMRNNDAVILSGGSTIPRNLPIEGRELKGIYFAMDFLKQQNKRVSSTGFAAEDILATGKDVVVIGGGDTGSDCVGTSNRQGAKSVRQFEVMIQPPAARTQHMPWPTYPMVLKTTSSHEEGVERHWGINTKQFLGDENGNLRALKVTDVNWELDVMNRPVKFHEIEGSEREIPCQAVFLAMGFVNPQYVGMLEQLGVELDERKNVKAREGVYRTNVSKVFTAGDMRRGQSLVVWAISEGRECARKVDEFLMGHTTLESKDAINMFEQAF, from the coding sequence ATGGGAAAACCAACTGGATTTAAAGAATTTGGAAGAGAACTTCCAACTAAAATAGCTCCGCAGGAGCGTGTTACCAACTACAAAGAGTTTGTAAACCTTTACCCCGAAGAAAAGCTGAACGAGCAATCGGCCCGCTGCATGAATTGTGGCGTACCATTTTGCCACTCAGGCTGCCCGCTTGGCAATATTATTCCCGAGTTTAACGATGCCGTGTATCGCAAAAACTGGGAAGAGGCTTATACCATTCTGTCGTCAACCAATAACTTCCCCGAGTTTACGGGCCGCATTTGCCCTGCACCTTGCGAATCGGCATGTGTGTTAGGCATTAACAAACCGCCCGTAGCTATCGAAGAAATTGAGAAACATATTATCGAGATAGCTTATTCTAAAGGCTTGGTTAAGCCAACCGCGCCGTTAGTTAAAACAGGCAAAAAGGTTGCTGTAGTAGGTTCGGGCCCGGCTGGTTTAGCTGCGGCTGCGCAACTGGCTAAAGCCGGCCACATTGTAACCGTTTTTGAGCGCGACGATAAACCCGGAGGCTTATTGCGCTACGGTATCCCCGATTTTAAACTGGAAAAATGGGTTGTTGAACGCCGCGTTAAATTGATGGAAGAAGATGGCATCACCTTTAGGTTAAATACCGAAGTGGGTAAAGATATTGCTCCTGATGAGTTAATGCGTAATAACGATGCAGTTATACTTTCGGGCGGCTCAACCATACCGCGTAACCTGCCTATTGAGGGCCGAGAGTTAAAAGGTATTTATTTTGCGATGGACTTTTTAAAACAGCAAAATAAACGCGTAAGTAGCACAGGCTTTGCAGCCGAAGATATTTTAGCCACCGGTAAAGATGTGGTTGTAATAGGCGGTGGCGATACCGGCAGCGATTGCGTAGGCACTTCAAACCGCCAGGGCGCAAAATCAGTACGTCAGTTTGAGGTAATGATACAGCCGCCTGCCGCACGTACACAACATATGCCCTGGCCAACCTATCCTATGGTGTTAAAAACTACCAGTTCGCACGAGGAAGGTGTTGAGCGCCATTGGGGGATAAACACCAAACAGTTTTTAGGCGACGAAAACGGTAACCTGCGTGCCCTTAAAGTTACCGATGTAAACTGGGAACTTGATGTAATGAACCGCCCGGTTAAATTTCACGAAATAGAAGGCTCCGAAAGGGAAATACCTTGTCAGGCCGTTTTTTTAGCCATGGGCTTTGTTAACCCGCAATATGTAGGTATGCTTGAGCAATTGGGCGTTGAGCTTGATGAGCGCAAAAACGTAAAGGCCCGCGAAGGTGTTTACCGCACCAATGTAAGCAAAGTGTTTACAGCAGGGGATATGCGCCGCGGCCAGTCGTTGGTAGTATGGGCAATATCCGAGGGCCGCGAGTGCGCCCGCAAGGTTGATGAGTTTTTAATGGGCCACACCACGCTGGAAAGCAAGGATGCCATTAACATGTTTGAACAAGCATTTTAA
- a CDS encoding NADPH-dependent F420 reductase — protein sequence MKIGIIGAGKIGVTVAQLFIKAGHQVAISNSRGPESLKNIVKKLGDNAVALDVNDAAAFGDMVLLAVPWIKPEALPDPKNLKDKIVIDAMNPYQTNGEVVDLGESTSSEETAKRLPGAQIVKAFNTIHFTHLANGPHKELPLQERRAIFYAGDDEAAKAKVSRLIEEIGFGGINTGTLHNGGKLQQPNAELYNKEITCGEALEILKR from the coding sequence ATGAAAATAGGGATTATTGGTGCAGGAAAAATAGGCGTAACTGTGGCACAGCTATTTATTAAAGCCGGGCACCAGGTGGCCATAAGTAATTCGAGAGGGCCCGAATCATTAAAAAATATTGTTAAAAAACTGGGAGACAATGCTGTAGCATTAGACGTTAACGATGCTGCTGCGTTTGGAGATATGGTATTATTAGCTGTGCCGTGGATAAAGCCCGAGGCCCTGCCCGACCCCAAAAACCTGAAAGACAAGATTGTTATAGATGCCATGAACCCTTATCAAACAAACGGTGAAGTTGTTGATTTGGGCGAAAGTACATCGAGTGAGGAAACTGCAAAGCGGTTGCCAGGTGCCCAAATAGTAAAGGCTTTTAACACCATTCATTTTACACACCTGGCCAACGGCCCGCATAAAGAATTACCCTTGCAGGAACGGCGCGCCATTTTTTATGCCGGCGATGACGAAGCGGCAAAGGCCAAGGTATCGAGATTGATTGAGGAAATTGGCTTTGGCGGAATTAACACGGGTACCCTGCACAATGGCGGCAAATTGCAGCAACCTAACGCCGAGCTTTATAATAAGGAGATAACTTGCGGCGAAGCACTGGAGATTTTGAAGCGATAA
- a CDS encoding TonB-dependent receptor, producing the protein MKKSLLILFTLILSAGFSFAQNIIKGIVKDSKGQPLPGSSILIRGTNKGASADKNGQFSLKANVQPPFYIRISSVGFKPQDFQILSFQSAPSEYVLVDDDQLQEIVVVSRRRKEVAQDVPIPISVIGGAQVDQTGGFNVNRIKELIPSVQLYTSNPRNTGINIRGIGSPFGLTNDGLDPGVGFYVDGVYYARPAAATLDFIDVENIEVLRGPQGTLFGKNTSAGAINITTRKASFTPGVALESSFGNYGYVQTKASVTGPLSQQFAFRLSFSGTDRDGLIQNVKTSVPLNTINNLGGRAQLLFQPSDKVTITLAGDVSNQNPNGYAQVFAGVAPTLRAGYRQFNAIIADLHYSLPSTNAFDRISDTDAPWRSGNQLGGVTLNGDFKIGQGTLTSTTAWRYWDWKPNSDRDFTGLPVLTKSANFSKQHQVSEEVRYAGNLTDKLSGVIGLYYLDQQITVNGREEAGSAQWRFAQSNTNTALWQTPGLFEGYGITTNSSIKSQSAAIFANVDWTLGSAFHIIPGVRLNYDKKDVYYNRIADGGITITDPVLLGYRTALYSSQFYTTTFDEKNFTYQVTASYRPNKRINAFATYSTSYKPSGVNVAGLPSINGVPALDLAVIAPEKTKHYEIGAKTNPAENLTLNVTFHNSDISDYQTNVNAPDPSVNRGYLATAEKVNVKGVELDANYLAGKYFSFFVSGSYTDAKYVKFTNAPLPLEETGLTVNGVAVFLKDISGSQLPGISKWSTSAGTEFATDAKIFNQNSKFFIGVDDFFRSRFSSSATPSAYLNIAGYTLVNARLGFRATRGISAYIWGRNIFDQNYYEQLLVAGGNAGQYAGVLGDQRTFGITLRYVL; encoded by the coding sequence ATGAAAAAAAGTTTACTCATTTTATTTACCCTTATACTTTCGGCAGGCTTTTCCTTTGCCCAAAATATCATAAAAGGTATTGTTAAAGATAGCAAGGGCCAACCGCTACCCGGTTCATCTATATTAATAAGAGGCACAAACAAAGGTGCAAGTGCCGATAAAAATGGCCAGTTTTCGCTAAAGGCTAACGTGCAACCTCCGTTTTATATCCGCATCAGTTCAGTAGGCTTCAAACCCCAGGATTTTCAAATTTTAAGTTTTCAAAGCGCTCCCTCAGAATATGTATTGGTAGACGACGACCAGTTACAGGAAATTGTTGTGGTATCGCGCAGGCGTAAAGAGGTTGCACAGGATGTACCTATCCCAATTTCGGTGATAGGCGGCGCACAGGTTGATCAAACCGGAGGGTTCAATGTTAACCGTATTAAAGAGCTTATTCCATCTGTACAGCTTTATACATCAAATCCGCGTAACACCGGTATTAATATTCGCGGCATAGGCTCACCATTCGGTTTAACTAATGATGGTTTGGATCCGGGTGTAGGTTTTTATGTAGATGGTGTATATTACGCTCGCCCTGCAGCCGCAACGCTCGATTTTATCGACGTTGAAAATATTGAAGTATTACGCGGCCCCCAAGGTACTTTATTCGGTAAAAATACATCTGCCGGTGCCATTAACATTACCACCCGTAAGGCCAGCTTTACACCGGGTGTAGCGCTCGAAAGCAGCTTTGGTAACTATGGCTATGTGCAAACAAAAGCTTCGGTTACGGGCCCTTTAAGCCAACAATTTGCATTCCGCTTGTCTTTCTCGGGCACGGATCGCGATGGTTTAATTCAGAATGTAAAAACTTCAGTGCCGCTTAATACCATCAACAACCTTGGCGGTCGTGCTCAGTTACTGTTTCAGCCATCAGATAAAGTTACCATTACCTTAGCAGGCGACGTATCAAATCAAAACCCTAATGGGTATGCGCAGGTATTCGCGGGTGTAGCACCAACGCTTCGCGCCGGATACCGCCAGTTTAATGCCATTATAGCCGATTTGCATTATTCGCTACCATCAACAAATGCGTTCGATCGGATTAGTGATACCGATGCGCCGTGGAGATCAGGTAATCAATTAGGTGGTGTAACCTTAAATGGCGATTTTAAGATAGGGCAGGGCACCTTAACAAGCACTACAGCATGGCGCTACTGGGACTGGAAGCCTAACAGCGACCGCGACTTTACAGGTTTACCGGTATTAACTAAATCGGCAAACTTTTCAAAGCAACACCAGGTATCCGAAGAAGTTCGGTATGCAGGTAACTTGACCGACAAATTAAGCGGTGTGATTGGTTTGTATTATCTCGACCAGCAAATAACAGTTAACGGTAGAGAGGAAGCCGGTTCGGCTCAATGGCGTTTCGCGCAAAGTAATACCAATACCGCACTGTGGCAAACCCCTGGCCTGTTTGAAGGTTACGGTATAACAACCAATTCATCAATCAAGTCACAATCAGCTGCAATATTTGCTAACGTTGATTGGACACTTGGCAGCGCGTTCCACATTATCCCGGGTGTACGTTTAAACTACGATAAAAAGGATGTTTACTACAACAGGATAGCCGATGGTGGTATTACTATAACAGACCCGGTATTATTAGGATATAGGACAGCTTTATACAGCAGCCAGTTTTATACCACTACTTTTGATGAGAAAAACTTTACTTACCAGGTTACGGCATCATACAGGCCAAATAAAAGAATTAACGCGTTTGCTACCTACTCAACCAGCTACAAGCCATCTGGTGTTAACGTAGCAGGCCTGCCTTCTATAAATGGCGTGCCGGCACTTGATTTGGCAGTAATTGCACCCGAAAAAACAAAACACTATGAAATTGGTGCTAAAACCAATCCTGCCGAAAACTTAACTTTGAATGTTACGTTCCATAATTCTGATATCAGTGATTACCAAACTAACGTTAACGCGCCAGATCCGAGTGTGAATCGTGGGTATTTAGCTACTGCCGAAAAGGTAAATGTTAAAGGTGTTGAGCTTGATGCCAATTATCTGGCTGGGAAATACTTTTCATTCTTCGTTTCGGGTTCTTATACCGATGCCAAGTATGTAAAATTCACCAATGCACCGCTTCCGCTCGAAGAAACTGGTTTAACAGTGAACGGTGTTGCTGTGTTTTTGAAAGATATCTCTGGTTCACAACTTCCGGGTATTTCAAAGTGGTCAACATCGGCAGGAACAGAGTTTGCAACCGACGCTAAAATTTTCAATCAAAACTCTAAATTTTTTATCGGTGTAGATGATTTCTTCCGCTCACGTTTTTCTTCAAGCGCAACGCCATCAGCATATTTAAATATTGCTGGTTACACTTTGGTTAATGCAAGGTTAGGTTTTAGAGCAACACGAGGCATATCAGCTTATATCTGGGGGCGTAATATATTCGATCAAAACTATTATGAGCAATTATTAGTTGCCGGGGGCAATGCCGGCCAATATGCAGGCGTACTTGGCGACCAACGAACTTTTGGTATAACCTTACGCTATGTATTGTAA
- the gltB gene encoding glutamate synthase large subunit — translation MEQTDSHQQGLYRPEFEHDSCGTGFITNINGHKSNQIIIDALTILENMEHRGACGCDPLTGDGAGILIQLPHEFFMEECTSLEISLPEPGEYGVGMIFFPKDSVIKKACRTIIKNAIEKLGLINLGYRKVPVDNSGIGETARAAEPDIEQLFIARPHHITNADDFERKLYVLRRFITKTVKETLQEADLFYFTSLSCKTIIFKGQLTTYQVRQYFTDLSDPRMASGFGMIHSRFSTNTFPSWRLAQPFRMIAHNGEINTLTGNLNWFYSGLKSYMSPYFTQEEMEMLLPVIDNNQSDSACLDNIIEILLHSGRSLPHVMMMLVPEAWDGNEQMDPIKKAFYEYHATLMEPWDGPAAISFTDGKLIGALLDRNGLRPLRYVITKDNRVIAASEAGVLATLSEGDVVRKGRLQPGKMFLIDTEQGKIITDDEIKRKITSKQPYGRWLENYKIRLEELPEPRLSFSNLSADSVFRYQQVFGYSREDIETIVLPMAVDGKEPIGSMGTDVPLAILSDKPQHLSSYFKQFFAQVTNPPIDPIRERLVMSLATFIGNNGNLLDEDKMHCHCVTLKQPILNNHELEKLRSIDTGLFHAKTLQTYFKADGQPGSLEKGIARLCRYAEDAVEDGFEVLILQDRAIDSEHAPIPSLMAVSAVHHHLIKKGCRGSVGLVVEAGDIWEVHHFACLLAFGASAINPYLALATIDTLKTDGKIDASLDTKTLSKNYIKAVSDGLLKIFSKMGISTLQSYHGSQQFEILGLNKSVVDKYFVGAVTRIGGLGTDDIAREALCKHKIGFGETKDKKHILPEGGIYQWKRRGEAHLFNPTTIHLLQHATRTNDYSVYKNYAKVVNEQSEKHFTIRGLLDFAHHRESISIDEVEPAESIMKRFATGAMSFGSISHEAHSTLAIAMNRIGAKSNTGEGGEDEMRYERLPNGDSMRSAIKQIASARFGVTSNYLTNADELQIKMAQGAKPGEGGQLPGHKVDDWIAKTRHATPGVGLISPPPHHDIYSIEDLAQLIFDLKNANRAARINVKLVSKAGVGTIAAGVAKAHADVILIAGYDGGTGASPISSIKHAGLPWELGLAEAHQTLVRSKLRSRVVLQADGQMKTGRDLAIACLMGAEEWGVATAALVVGGCIMMRKCHLNTCPVGVATQDPELRKLFTGQPDHIVNLFRFLAEEMREIMAELGFRNINEMVGRVQFLKVKEGIKHWKAKKIDLSSILHPVYNAKGLTLYNSEKQDHGMDDILDWKLLETAKNALEDQSPVFASFDVKNTDRTIGTMLSNEISKRYGSAGLPENTINFKFSGSAGQSFGAFSTKGLSFELEGEANDYVGKGLSGAQLAIYPSKEATFIPEENIIIGNVALYGATSGELFVRGMAGERFAVRNSGATAVVEGVGDHGCEYMTGGRALILGGTGRNFAAGMSGGIAWVYDPENTFTENCNTEMVDLDPLSAKDKEQVVTLLRKHVQITGSTVAKTLLENWEESLLQFVKVFPKEYKRVLQQAQYQTIS, via the coding sequence ATGGAACAAACCGATTCTCACCAGCAGGGCTTATACCGCCCCGAATTTGAACACGACTCATGCGGTACAGGGTTTATTACTAACATTAACGGGCATAAATCTAACCAGATAATTATTGATGCGCTTACCATTTTAGAAAACATGGAGCACCGCGGCGCTTGCGGTTGCGACCCGCTTACAGGCGACGGCGCAGGTATTTTAATACAACTGCCCCACGAGTTTTTTATGGAAGAGTGTACCAGCCTCGAAATTAGCCTGCCCGAACCGGGCGAGTATGGTGTTGGGATGATCTTTTTCCCTAAAGATTCGGTAATTAAAAAGGCTTGCCGCACCATAATTAAAAACGCCATCGAAAAACTGGGCTTAATTAACCTGGGCTACCGTAAGGTACCTGTTGATAATTCGGGCATTGGCGAAACTGCACGCGCTGCCGAGCCGGATATTGAGCAATTGTTTATAGCCCGCCCACACCATATTACCAATGCCGACGATTTTGAGCGCAAACTTTACGTATTGCGCCGCTTTATTACCAAAACAGTTAAAGAAACATTACAGGAAGCCGATTTGTTCTATTTCACATCGCTATCCTGCAAAACCATTATATTTAAGGGCCAGTTAACTACTTACCAGGTTCGCCAGTATTTTACCGATCTTTCCGATCCGCGTATGGCATCCGGTTTTGGTATGATTCACTCGCGTTTTTCTACCAACACCTTCCCCTCATGGCGTTTGGCGCAGCCATTCCGCATGATAGCGCACAATGGCGAAATCAATACTCTTACAGGTAACTTAAACTGGTTTTACTCCGGTTTAAAATCGTACATGTCGCCCTACTTTACGCAGGAAGAAATGGAAATGTTGTTACCGGTAATTGATAACAACCAGTCCGATTCTGCTTGTCTGGATAACATTATCGAGATCCTATTGCATTCAGGCCGTTCATTACCGCACGTAATGATGATGCTGGTTCCCGAAGCATGGGATGGCAACGAACAAATGGACCCGATAAAAAAGGCGTTCTATGAGTACCATGCCACATTAATGGAGCCCTGGGACGGCCCGGCTGCCATATCGTTTACCGATGGTAAGTTGATAGGCGCATTGTTAGATCGTAATGGCTTGCGCCCTCTGCGTTATGTTATCACTAAAGATAACCGCGTTATTGCGGCCTCCGAAGCTGGTGTTTTAGCCACCCTGAGCGAAGGCGATGTTGTAAGGAAAGGCCGTTTACAACCCGGTAAAATGTTCCTGATTGATACCGAACAGGGCAAAATTATTACCGACGATGAGATCAAGCGAAAAATAACCTCAAAACAGCCTTATGGCCGTTGGTTAGAAAATTATAAGATACGTTTAGAAGAATTGCCCGAGCCACGCTTGTCGTTCTCCAATTTATCTGCCGATTCTGTTTTCCGTTACCAGCAGGTATTCGGTTACTCGCGCGAAGACATCGAAACCATTGTTTTACCAATGGCGGTTGATGGTAAAGAGCCTATCGGCTCTATGGGTACCGATGTGCCATTGGCCATTTTGTCTGATAAGCCACAGCACCTGTCCAGCTACTTTAAACAATTTTTTGCCCAGGTTACCAACCCGCCGATAGACCCTATCCGCGAGCGTTTGGTAATGAGTTTGGCCACCTTTATAGGTAATAACGGCAATTTGTTGGATGAGGATAAAATGCATTGCCATTGCGTAACGCTTAAACAACCCATCCTAAACAATCACGAACTGGAAAAACTGCGTAGTATTGATACTGGTTTGTTCCACGCAAAAACACTGCAAACCTATTTCAAGGCCGATGGGCAACCAGGCTCGTTGGAAAAGGGTATAGCAAGGCTTTGCCGTTATGCCGAAGATGCAGTTGAAGATGGTTTTGAAGTATTGATTCTTCAGGATCGAGCTATCGATTCGGAACACGCACCTATACCTTCGTTAATGGCGGTGTCTGCCGTACATCATCACCTCATTAAAAAGGGCTGCCGCGGTTCGGTGGGTTTAGTTGTTGAAGCCGGTGATATTTGGGAAGTACACCATTTTGCGTGCTTACTGGCATTTGGCGCAAGCGCAATTAACCCATACCTGGCCCTGGCTACTATTGATACCCTAAAAACCGACGGTAAAATTGATGCCAGCCTTGATACCAAAACACTATCAAAAAACTACATCAAAGCTGTTAGCGATGGCTTGTTAAAAATATTCAGTAAAATGGGTATTTCAACCTTGCAATCATACCACGGTTCGCAACAGTTTGAGATATTGGGCTTAAACAAAAGCGTGGTTGATAAGTATTTTGTTGGCGCCGTTACCCGTATAGGTGGCTTAGGTACCGATGATATTGCCCGCGAAGCTTTATGCAAGCACAAAATTGGCTTCGGCGAAACCAAAGATAAAAAACACATATTGCCCGAAGGCGGTATTTACCAGTGGAAACGTAGGGGAGAGGCTCACTTGTTTAACCCAACAACCATCCACTTATTACAACACGCTACCCGCACTAACGATTACAGCGTTTATAAAAACTACGCCAAGGTAGTGAACGAGCAAAGCGAAAAGCACTTTACCATTCGTGGTTTGCTTGATTTTGCTCATCACCGCGAATCGATAAGTATAGATGAGGTAGAGCCTGCCGAAAGCATCATGAAGCGGTTTGCTACAGGTGCCATGTCGTTCGGGTCTATCTCGCACGAGGCGCATAGTACTTTGGCCATAGCCATGAACCGCATTGGCGCAAAAAGCAATACCGGCGAAGGCGGCGAAGACGAAATGCGCTATGAGCGTTTGCCTAACGGCGATTCGATGCGCTCGGCCATCAAGCAAATTGCTTCGGCACGCTTTGGGGTAACCTCAAACTACCTTACCAATGCCGACGAGTTGCAAATTAAAATGGCGCAAGGTGCAAAACCAGGCGAAGGCGGCCAGCTACCCGGCCATAAGGTTGACGATTGGATTGCCAAAACCCGCCATGCTACGCCGGGCGTAGGTTTAATATCGCCGCCGCCGCACCACGATATTTACTCTATCGAAGATTTGGCGCAACTGATATTCGATTTAAAAAATGCTAACCGCGCCGCACGTATCAACGTTAAGTTGGTTTCAAAAGCTGGTGTAGGTACCATAGCAGCCGGTGTTGCAAAGGCACATGCCGATGTTATATTAATTGCCGGGTACGATGGTGGTACAGGTGCATCGCCAATAAGCTCCATCAAACACGCGGGTTTACCTTGGGAGCTTGGCCTGGCCGAAGCTCACCAAACCCTGGTACGAAGCAAACTGCGCAGCCGTGTGGTATTACAGGCCGACGGACAAATGAAAACCGGTCGCGATTTAGCCATAGCCTGTTTAATGGGTGCCGAAGAGTGGGGCGTTGCAACAGCAGCCTTAGTTGTAGGCGGTTGTATTATGATGCGTAAATGTCACTTAAACACCTGCCCTGTAGGTGTTGCCACGCAAGACCCTGAATTGCGCAAACTTTTTACCGGGCAGCCAGATCATATTGTTAACCTGTTCCGCTTTTTAGCCGAAGAGATGCGCGAAATTATGGCCGAATTAGGCTTCCGCAACATTAACGAGATGGTTGGCCGCGTACAATTCCTTAAAGTTAAAGAGGGTATCAAGCATTGGAAAGCTAAAAAGATCGATCTTTCATCTATCCTTCACCCGGTATATAACGCTAAAGGCTTAACCCTTTACAACAGCGAAAAGCAAGACCATGGTATGGATGATATTTTAGACTGGAAATTGCTGGAAACTGCAAAAAACGCTCTGGAAGATCAAAGCCCGGTATTTGCATCGTTTGATGTAAAGAATACCGATCGTACCATCGGCACCATGCTATCAAACGAAATTTCGAAACGCTATGGTTCGGCGGGTTTGCCCGAGAATACCATTAACTTTAAATTCTCAGGTTCGGCAGGGCAAAGTTTCGGTGCTTTCTCAACCAAAGGTTTATCTTTTGAGTTAGAAGGCGAAGCAAACGATTATGTAGGCAAGGGCCTGTCGGGTGCGCAGTTGGCAATTTATCCATCCAAAGAGGCAACTTTTATTCCCGAAGAAAATATCATCATCGGTAACGTTGCCCTTTATGGCGCAACATCGGGCGAGTTATTTGTGCGGGGTATGGCTGGCGAGCGTTTCGCAGTACGTAACTCGGGCGCAACTGCCGTTGTTGAAGGCGTTGGCGATCATGGTTGCGAATACATGACGGGGGGCCGCGCCCTTATCCTTGGTGGTACGGGCCGTAACTTTGCGGCAGGCATGAGCGGTGGTATAGCATGGGTTTACGATCCGGAAAATACCTTTACCGAAAATTGCAATACCGAAATGGTTGATCTGGACCCGCTATCGGCAAAAGATAAAGAACAGGTTGTTACACTGCTGCGCAAGCACGTACAAATTACCGGCAGTACAGTTGCCAAAACTCTGCTAGAGAATTGGGAAGAATCATTGCTTCAATTTGTAAAAGTATTTCCTAAAGAGTACAAACGCGTTTTGCAACAGGCACAATATCAAACCATCAGTTAA
- a CDS encoding type II toxin-antitoxin system VapC family toxin codes for MALNRYLLDTHVLIWFQESSPNLHKQILDIIQNPDNVILFSQISLFEITIKQTIGKLPSFDASSQEVYLQALNDSFTFVNIQNVHISTYNKIDLMEHHRDPFDRLLIATALYENAIILSGDAKFMLYNDIVETFWV; via the coding sequence ATGGCTCTTAATCGTTATCTTCTTGATACCCATGTTTTGATTTGGTTTCAAGAAAGCAGCCCTAATCTTCACAAACAAATACTTGATATAATTCAAAATCCTGATAATGTAATTCTTTTTAGTCAGATCAGTTTATTTGAGATTACTATAAAACAAACAATTGGCAAGTTGCCATCTTTCGATGCAAGTAGTCAAGAGGTATACCTGCAGGCGCTGAACGATAGTTTTACATTTGTCAATATTCAAAACGTTCACATTTCTACTTATAATAAAATTGATTTAATGGAGCATCATCGTGACCCATTTGATCGCCTGTTAATAGCCACAGCGCTATATGAAAATGCCATTATTTTATCTGGGGATGCTAAGTTTATGCTTTACAATGATATTGTAGAAACCTTTTGGGTTTAA
- a CDS encoding DUF1566 domain-containing protein: protein MKKHFPLLFIALTVFILNSCKKNDSSNPQYKIGDVAFGGIIFYLDADNSHGLVCSISDQSTNVTFSDAVVNPWPYWGINRNFLDSTIERGGASTDTILNKYGTSGNIAASCRNYRGGGHNDWYLPTIDELRQLYKNRTYVSQLSTGVYWSSTSFGYSNVPYTVRVLNFNTGQAITYFTQMNSGYNSSISWWSPLPTANTRAVRKF from the coding sequence ATGAAAAAACATTTTCCCCTTCTTTTTATTGCATTGACAGTGTTTATTTTAAACTCATGTAAGAAAAATGACTCGTCCAACCCACAGTATAAAATTGGTGATGTAGCATTCGGCGGAATCATTTTTTATTTAGATGCTGATAATTCTCATGGACTAGTATGTTCTATATCCGATCAAAGCACAAATGTTACATTTAGTGATGCAGTTGTAAATCCTTGGCCATATTGGGGTATTAACAGGAATTTTTTGGATAGTACCATTGAGCGCGGTGGGGCCAGCACAGATACAATACTTAATAAATACGGAACTAGTGGCAATATTGCGGCTTCATGCAGAAATTATAGAGGAGGCGGTCACAATGACTGGTATTTGCCAACAATAGATGAATTGAGGCAACTTTACAAAAATAGAACGTATGTAAGTCAACTTTCAACCGGTGTTTACTGGAGTAGTACTTCCTTTGGATACAGCAATGTTCCATATACCGTGCGGGTGCTCAATTTCAATACCGGGCAAGCTATTACTTATTTTACGCAAATGAATAGCGGTTATAACAGTTCAATATCTTGGTGGAGTCCGCTTCCAACTGCAAATACTCGTGCTGTTAGAAAATTTTAA
- the modA gene encoding molybdate ABC transporter substrate-binding protein — MNHKKIFAFTLCIALHISAFSQSLKVAVAANLQSVIKVLDADFKSKTGIAVEPIVGASGNLVAQIKNGAPFDVFLSADMSFPDALYKYGFTTEKPVVYARGILIVCSTENIDVKHWQQLVLKQSVAKVAIANTTTAPYGKAAKEALVKLQLLDKLSPKIVTGESISQVNTYIFNDVVSLGFTSQSFIYDSGQSKKLYYAVVAPKLYAPIEQGVVVLKHGADNYAAEAQKFYKYLLSSSAKAIFKKYGYHTD, encoded by the coding sequence ATGAACCATAAAAAAATATTTGCATTTACGTTATGTATCGCATTGCATATCAGTGCGTTTTCGCAGAGTTTAAAAGTTGCTGTGGCGGCAAATTTGCAATCGGTTATTAAGGTGCTGGATGCCGATTTTAAAAGCAAAACAGGTATTGCGGTTGAGCCAATTGTTGGTGCATCGGGCAATTTGGTTGCGCAGATTAAAAACGGTGCGCCGTTTGATGTTTTCCTTTCGGCAGATATGAGTTTCCCCGATGCTTTGTATAAATATGGTTTTACAACTGAAAAGCCTGTGGTTTACGCGCGGGGTATATTGATAGTTTGCAGCACCGAAAACATTGATGTTAAACATTGGCAACAACTGGTTTTAAAACAGAGCGTTGCTAAGGTGGCAATAGCCAATACCACTACCGCCCCCTATGGCAAGGCCGCCAAGGAGGCCCTGGTAAAGCTACAATTGTTAGATAAACTGAGCCCAAAAATAGTTACCGGCGAAAGCATTAGCCAAGTTAATACCTATATATTTAACGATGTTGTATCGCTGGGTTTCACCAGCCAATCGTTTATTTACGATTCGGGGCAAAGCAAAAAGCTTTATTATGCCGTGGTTGCCCCGAAACTATATGCCCCGATAGAGCAAGGCGTGGTTGTTTTAAAACACGGTGCAGATAATTATGCCGCCGAGGCTCAAAAATTTTATAAATACCTGCTATCTTCATCCGCGAAAGCTATATTTAAAAAATATGGTTACCATACGGATTAA